A single Mastomys coucha isolate ucsf_1 chromosome X, UCSF_Mcou_1, whole genome shotgun sequence DNA region contains:
- the LOC116093714 gene encoding probable G-protein coupled receptor 83 — translation MNTSFKGVSPFLSQMESAIDWLGENVSWVPSIDDQSCNHTTQNGTNISSAEWGGPTGSVRKWLGGNPHIMAKIVLTFAYAVIIMISLFGNSLVCQVFVKHKEIKKSTGLLIFNLAISDILIILLNSPFALARFLSGQWVFGRIMCHVSRFAQYCSLHVSTLTLMAVAMDRHRVILHPMKPRLTHSQSLFVVAVIWGIAVFLALPHAIYQNLFTLVNMDGDVRSYCLPSFPGPSTLVSKYVDLGTFVLLYILPLLVIVVTYSHLGKRLWIQNAIGDASARQLMAHYQKRKKSIRMLILIVLVFAVCWFPLNFYVVLISSAGVENDSVLFYAFHWFAMSSTCYNPFIYCWLNRSFRAKLRSISSFRMQSLFVCSSSQVQQIKPKESHELRELQTSSLLRVPLAVPEPQVFEDPSLATGDNSQVSVQGEWEDPDPSLPSLDEEPGPSTRDTYFCIHMQTSSH, via the exons atgaacacttCCTTTAAGGGAGTATCTCCTTTCCTGTCACAAATGGAAAGTGCCATTGATTGGCTCGGAGAAAATGTCAGTTGGGTTCCATCAATCGATGATCAAAGCTGCAATCACACAACCCAGAATGGAACCAATATCTCCAGCGCAGAATGGGGAGGGCCAACAGGATCAGTCAGGAAATGGCTAGGCGGCAATCCCCACATCATGGCAAAGATCGTGCTGACATTTGCATATGCTGTCATCATAATGATATCTCTCTTTGGCAACTCCCTGGTATGCCAAGTTTTTGTCAAGCACAAGGAAATCAAGAAATCAACAGGCCTTCTCATCTTCAATCTGGCAATATCTGACATTTTGATAATCCTGCTCAACAGTCCATTTGCTCTG GCTCGTTTCCTGAGTGGACAGTGGGTTTTTGGTAGGATCATGTGTCATGTCAGTCGGTTTGCTCAGTACTGCTCCCTCCATGTTTCAACTCTTACACTGATGGCAGTTGCTATGGATCGGCACCGG GTAATTCTGCACCCAATGAAACCAAGGCTAACCCACTCCCAGAGCCTATTTGTTGTTGCCGTGATCTGGGGTATTGCAGTGTTCCTTGCTCTGCCACATGCAATTTACCAAAATCTGTTCACTCTCGTCAACAT GGATGGTGATGTCAGGAGCTAttgcctcccttcctttcctggacCCAGCACACTGGTTTCGAAGTATGTGGACCTTGGGACATTTGTCTTGTTGTATATCCTGCCACTTCTGGTGATTGTTGTGACCTATTCTCACCTAGGAAAGAGGTTGTGGATTCAAAACGCTATTGGTGATGCATCTGCTCGTCAGCTTATGGCACACTACCAGAAGCGCAAGAAGAGCATCCGGATGCTGATACTTATTGTATTGGTCTTTGCAGTTTGTTGGTTTCCACTTAACTTCTATGTGGTTCTTATTTCCAGTGCAGGTGTAGAAAATGACAGTGTGCTTTTCTATGCCTTTCATTGGTTTGCAATGAGCAGCACCTGCTACAATCCTTTCATCTACTGTTGGCTCAATAGGAGCTTCCGTGCCAAACTAAGATCTATATCATCTTTCAGGATGCAATCACTGTTTGTGTGTAGTAGCTCCCAGGTTCAGCAAATAAAACCAAAGGAGAGTCATGAGCTTCGGGAGCTCCAGACATCGTCACTGCTACGAGTTCCCCTAGCTGTTCCAGAGCCCCAGGTTTTTGAGGATCCCAGTTTGGCTACAGGGGATAATTCCCAGGTCTCTGTCCAGGGGGAATGGGAAGATCCAGATCCCTCTCTACCCTCTCTAGATGAAGAACCAGGACCCTCAACCCGGGATACTTACTTTTGCATCCATATGCAGACTAGCAGTCACTAA